Proteins from a genomic interval of Plasmodium reichenowi strain SY57 chromosome 13, whole genome shotgun sequence:
- a CDS encoding metacaspase 1, putative encodes MEKIYVKIYELSGLEDKDNFSCYIKIYWQNKKYKSCILQKNPYKYNEIFLLPIDIKNNVKGGENNILSIEVWSSGILNNNKIAYTFFELDHIRRERISSEKINLIDVVKKCTLQISVHIINNNQDILFCNIKDIFGNNKNDKEIHDAILKYGGNERHIIKELRKEKETGEYNNIYFNDYANVINTVPSQNYLFNGMPKITPNNIYNNMNNDQTNHTYLKAPNSLYNNENTNYSSNVHYNTYMNNSPTYKNSNNMNHVTNLYASNDLYNSNNFKPHSNAYSMINYDNNNYIYPQNHTNIYNRGSPDSDQTLYFSPCNQKKALLIGINYYGTKYELNGCTNDTLRMKDLLVTKYKFYDSSNNIVRLIDNEANPNYRPTRRNILSALMWLTRDNKPGDILFFLFSGHGSQEKDHSHIEKDGYNETILPSDFETEGVIIDDELHKYLIQPLNEGVKLIAVVDSCNSGSSIDLAYKYKLKSKKWKEDKNPFHVICDVTQFSGSKDKEVSYEVNTGQNAPGGSLVTAMVQILKNNMNTPSFITYEYLLHNIHAHVKQHSNQTVTFMSSQKFNMNRLFDFEHIIKNKNNQLGQIINKYIEKNKSKNKN; translated from the coding sequence atggaaaaaatatacgtcaaaatatatgaattgTCTGGATTAGAAGATAAGGATAATTTTTcatgttatataaaaatatattggcagaataagaaatataaaagttGTATACTTCAAAAGAAtccatataaatataatgaaatcTTTTTATTACCTATAGacattaaaaataatgttaaaggtggggaaaataatattttgtcCATTGAAGTATGGTCCAGTggtatattaaataataataaaatagcCTATACCTTTTTTGAGCTTGATCATATTAGAAGAGAAAGAATATCAAGTGAAAAGATTAATTTGATTGATGTTGTAAAGAAATGTACATTGCAAATATCtgttcatataataaataataatcaagATATCCTATTTTGTAAcataaaagatatatttggtaataataaaaatgataaagaaaTACATGATGccatattaaaatatggAGGTAATGAAAGGCATATAATTAAGGAACTTCGTAAAGAAAAGGAAACTGgagaatataataatatatattttaatgatTATGCAAATGTTATTAATACTGTTCCATCTcagaattatttatttaatggCATGCCTAAAATTACAccaaataatatatataataatatgaataatgaTCAAACAAAtcatacatatttaaaagCACCTAATagtttatataataacgAAAACACAAATTATTCATCTAATGTACATTATAACACTTATATGAACAATTCACCTACttataaaaattcaaataatatgaatCATGTAACCAATTTGTATGCATCCAATGATTTATACAACtcaaataattttaaacCTCATAGTAATGCATATAGTATGATAAATTATGATaacaataattatatatatcctcAAAAtcatacaaatatatataatagagGATCTCCTGATAGTGATCAaactttatatttttctccATGTAATCAAAAGAAAGCATTGCTTATTGggataaattattatggaaccaaatatgaattaaatGGTTGTACAAATGATACACTGAGAATGAAAGATTTGCTAgtaacaaaatataaattttatgaTTCCTCAAATAATATAGTAAGATTGATTGATAACGAAGCAAATCCAAATTATAGACCTACaagaagaaatattttatcagCACTTATGTGGTTAACTAGGGATAATAAACCAGGagatattttatttttccttttttcaGGACATGGTTCACAAGAAAAAGATCATAGTCATATAGAAAAGGATGGTTATAATGAAACTATATTACCGTCTGATTTTGAAACAGAAGGTGTAATTATTGATGATGaattacataaatatttaattcaaCCCTTAAATGAGGGAGTAAAATTAATAGCTGTTGTAGATAGTTGTAATTCTGGAAGTAGTATTGATTTAgcttataaatataaattaaaatcaaaaaaatgGAAAGAAGACAAAAATCCATTCCATGTAATTTGTGATGTTACACAATTTAGTGGATCTAAGGATAAGGAAGTTTCTTATGAAGTTAACACAGGACAGAATGCTCCAGGTGGGTCATTAGTTACAGCTATGGTacaaattttaaaaaataatatgaatacaCCTTCTTTTATAACTTATGAATACttattacataatatacATGCTCATGTCAAACAACATAGTAATCAAACTGTTACATTTATGTCATCTCAAAAATTTAACATGAATAGACTATTCGATTTTGAACATATAATTAAGAACAAAAATAACCAACTGGGGcaaataattaataaatatatagaaaaaaataaaagcAAAAATAAAAAT
- a CDS encoding DNA replication licensing factor MCM6, putative — protein sequence MSAIFNESELSGLDAHSAFGNNETSSFQKKKRRIDENSQMSVNDLVDDGEEEEDDDDDEEEPSYVQDQNMAKVFEKFLKTFSEKKSEEDDDDGDSIWKDSLNFDFPSNLEIAKDSHYVLLLFSILQNSYSRNKVLIVDMKHVLMWEPTDKNRFDIGSQLYMYIKRHFLRILDIFEKKVQLLAESINPIKTKEVGKICLRFYNKKNPIHSLRSLRCEMLGEMISVRGQVTRTSDVRPELTLAAFKCNECGNIINGVKQQFRYTQPSKCPSASCSNMSDWSLVLEQSYFVDWQKIRLQEIAQESPPGSMPRNMDVILRNDIVDSVHAGDRIIVTGCLIVVPDIPTLMKPGDVPRSVARQLLKKNENSLVSQGLTGIKGVGVQDLNHKLCIYACQIEKLNSSKKDNNFDEQTQVDINCEEILNCDDLKWLRDIAMHPNTIDILAECIAPKIWGNLEIKKGALLMMTGGVQKITSNCKLRGDINMCIVGDPGTAKSEILKYVESFAPRAIFTSGKGSTAAGLTAAVHRDPDQGDTVLEAGALMYADQGICCIDEFDKMDEKDRVAIHEAMEQQTISITKAGIQATLNARASVLAACNPKYGRYDTLKTFAQNVNIPAPLLSRFDLFYTMLDCIDIDKDTSIANHLVSMHCGEEAEKHLRANAGKLDSVKLEIYLELSKRVKPLLTDEAKYKLIHYYVSFRNIEYSPGAQRSMRMTVRQLESLIRLSEAVAKLKFSHFVDVKHVEIACSIFKASMKKISNEKEINLDEEFDKVNNSLMGNKVNKLDQETENTEQNKKITTIKASEYQYISAIIFEIIKEFEFNNNNESITQDQLIETYLQVYAKAESSEQVDEWIYKLKKIINRLINQDIKLLSETNEDDPEKVIIRIHPNYAGPIVEGVSNKNTYGYNTFKNYQTEEKAPEDDVDFQEEIDNF from the coding sequence ATGTCAGCTATATTTAATGAAAGTGAATTATCCGGACTAGATGCCCATAGTGCCTTTGGTAATAATGAAACTTCGAGTTTTCAAAAGAAGAAAAGGCGAATCGACGAAAATTCTCAAATGAGTGTAAATGATTTAGTTGATGATGGGGAAGAGGAAgaagatgatgatgatgatgaagaagaacCATCATATGTTCAAGATCAAAATATGGCGAAAGTATTTGagaaatttttaaaaacattttctgaaaaaaaaagtgaagaagatgatgatgatggTGATAGTATTTGGAAAGATAGTTTAAATTTTGATTTTCCAAGTAATTTAGAAATAGCAAAAGATTCTCATTATgtactattattattttctattcTTCAAAATTCTTATTCAAGAAATAAAGTTTTGATTGTTGATATGAAACATGTATTAATGTGGGAACCAACTGATAAAAATAGATTTGATATAGGTAGtcaattatatatgtatataaaaagacactttttaagaatattagatatttttgaaaaaaaagtacAGTTATTAGCAGAAAGCATTAATCCTATAAAAACGAAAGAAGTTGgaaaaatatgtttaaggttttataataagaagaaTCCTATACATTCCTTACGAAGTTTAAGATGTGAAATGCTTGGAGAAATGATTAGTGTCAGAGGACAAGTTACAAGAACATCTGATGTAAGACCTGAATTAACATTAGCAGCTTTTAAATGTAATGAATGCggtaatattataaatggTGTTAAGCAACAATTTAGATATACACAACCAAGTAAATGTCCTTCAGCTAGCTGTAGTAATATGTCTGATTGGTCTCTCGTTTTGGAACAATCCTATTTTGTTGATTGGCAAAAAATCAGATTACAAGAAATTGCTCAAGAAAGTCCACCTGGTTCTATGCCTAGAAATATGGATGTAATATTAAGAAATGATATTGTAGATAGTGTACATGCAGGAGATCGTATTATAGTTACAGGATGTTTAATTGTGGTTCCAGATATTCCAACATTAATGAAACCAGGAGATGTACCTAGAAGTGTAGCCAGACAActtttaaagaaaaatgaaaacTCTTTAGTATCACAAGGTTTAACTGGGATAAAAGGTGTTGGTGTACAAGATTTAAATCATAAATTGTGTATATATGCATGTCaaatagaaaaattaaatagTTCTAAgaaagataataattttgatgAACAAACGCAAGTAGATATAAATTGTGAAGAAATTCTTAATTGTGATGATTTGAAATGGTTAAGAGATATTGCAATGCATCCAAATACTATAGATATTTTAGCAGAATGTATAGCACCAAAAATTTGGGGTAATCttgaaattaaaaaaggaGCATTATTAATGATGACCGGGGGTGTACAAAAGATTACATCAAATTGTAAATTAAGAGGAGATATTAATATGTGTATTGTAGGAGATCCAGGTACAGCCAAAAGTGagatattaaaatatgttGAAAGTTTTGCTCCTCGAGCAATTTTTACATCAGGAAAAGGATCAACTGCTGCTGGTTTAACTGCAGCTGTTCATAGAGATCCTGATCAAGGAGATACTGTTTTAGAAGCTGGAGCATTAATGTATGCTGATCAAGGTATTTGTTGTATAGATGAATTTGATAAGATGGATGAAAAAGATAGGGTAGCTATTCATGAAGCTATGGAACAACAAACCATTTCAATCACAAAAGCTGGTATACAAGCTACCTTAAATGCAAGAGCTTCTGTTCTTGCTGCTTGCAACCCTAAATATGGAAGATATGATACATTAAAAACATTTGCtcaaaatgtaaatattcCAGCACCATTATTATCTCgttttgatttattttatactATGCTTGATTGTATTGATATTGATAAAGATACTAGTATAGCTAACCATTTGGTTTCTATGCATTGTGGAGAAGAAGCTGAAAAACATTTAAGAGCAAATGCAGGAAAATTGGATTCTGTTAAattagaaatatatttagaaTTAAGTAAAAGAGTCAAGCCATTATTAACTGATGAAgcaaaatataaattaatacattattatgtttCCTTTAGAAATATTGAATATTCTCCAGGTGCACAAAGATCTATGAGAATGACTGTGCGTCAGTTAGAATCGCTTATTAGATTAAGTGAAGCTGTAGctaaattaaaattttctCATTTCGTAGATGTAAAGCATGTAGAAATTGCATGTTCCATTTTCAAAGCATctatgaagaaaatatcAAACGAAAAAGAAATCAACTTGGATGAAGAATTTGATAAAGTTAATAATTCCTTAATGGGTAACAAGGTTAATAAATTGGATCAGGAAACTGAAAATACTgaacaaaacaaaaaaattacaacAATTAAAGCTAGTGaatatcaatatatatctGCTATAATCTTTGAAATTATTAAAGAATTcgaatttaataataataatgaaagCATTACACAAGATCAATTAATTGAAACATATCTTCAAGTATATGCAAAAGCGGAATCGAGTGAACAAGTTGATGAATGgatttataaattaaaaaaaattattaacaGATTAATAAATCAAGATATAAAACTGTTATCAGAAACTAATGAAGATGATCCTGAGAAGGTTATTATAAGAATCCATCCAAATTATGCAGGTCCAATAGTTGAGGGTgtttcaaataaaaatacatatgGATATAACACATTCAAAAATTATCAAACCGAAGAAAAGGCCCCAGAAGATGATGTGGACTTTCAAGAAGAAATTGacaatttttaa
- a CDS encoding hypothetical protein (conserved Plasmodium protein, unknown function) has protein sequence MSSDIKDLIRKEKERRKLMREENRIKEKEKKKDDNDDEKKKEKELNVKNCKNGDKLFLNIQKNYENTDKEIKVEEDEKNNIQVSKKNYYDIIKEKFTFNRESKKVSFDEPKAPVNKLNKNNDLQNAFLEYGDDTESDNSFNENINYNDKNIKSKVHNNMNNDEDNNLPNDFFDSINNENNIDEKLPENLHHSDNEKNQKYFTTKSDKTTQHYSMNQYDNIDDKKILEEGLGSLTFNKEKTNKYTTSIYLNSDNNYNNNKNEHVEILETYEIIEPNEDDLKFDENDDFHKKILNKRRKIEKNNLNDVLSLEYDDVDVDSNEYNDKYEKDVFTESNYTTKDTNIINPEQEKEMKKKLNDLHINSNKKDKNNLHNSNNIINIINNNLNDVELYKLKDSAYYEELDYLYKLLIQKKKNILGNKYNEEKEINDEKEDVILQELNDFHKNNNNNNNNYYDAEQKNNFNILEIYEILNMKKPQVENDLLYTRINTKKDTNNIITTQKENIPKGFFDDEEKDILIRENISLSQLNLKIKELKNEMKRILSEDKNTEQMYEEKKNNFIDYLYDDKFDNKEHFLKEIKKKKINKNVNINKFKNKIMERKEQKIKNNPKKVMKMGNSQMDFDEMLFDWRKKKIL, from the coding sequence ATGTCTAGCGATATCAAAGATTTAataagaaaagaaaaggaaagAAGAAAATTGATGCGAGAAGAGAACAggataaaagaaaaagaaaaaaagaaagatgacaatgatgatgaaaagAAGAAAGAAAAGGAATTAAATGTAAAGAATTGTAAAAATGGGGATaaactttttttaaatatacaaaaaaattatgaaaatactgataaagaaattaaagTTGAAGAGgatgaaaagaataatatacaagtgtcaaaaaaaaattattatgacattataaaagaaaaatttacaTTTAATAGAGAATCAAAAAAAGTAAGTTTTGATGAACCAAAAGCTCCagtaaataaattaaataaaaataatgacTTACAAAATGCTTTCTTAGAATATGGTGATGATACTGAGAGTGACAATTCatttaatgaaaatataaattataatgataaaaacataaaaagtaaagtacacaataatatgaataatgatgaagataataatcttccaaatgatttttttgattctataaataatgaaaataatattgatgaAAAATTACCAGAAAATTTGCACCATTctgataatgaaaaaaatcaaaaatatttcacGACAAAAAGTGATAAAACAACACAACATTATAGCATGAATcaatatgataatattgatgataaaaaaatattagaaGAAGGATTAGGTTCCCTTActtttaataaagaaaaaacaaataaatatacaacTAGTATTTATCTAAATAGTGATaacaattataataataataaaaatgaacatGTGGAAATTTTAGAAACGTATGAAATTATTGAACCTAATGAAGATGATTTAAAATTTgatgaaaatgatgattttcataaaaaaatattaaataaaagaagaaaaattgaaaagaataatttaaatgatgTACTGAGTTTAGAATATGACGATGTAGATGTAGATtcaaatgaatataatgaCAAATATGAAAAGGATGTGTTCACAGAAAGTAATTATACGACAAAGgatacaaatataataaaccCTGAACAAGAAAAggaaatgaaaaaaaagttaaatgatttacatataaatagtaataaaaaggataaaaataacttacacaatagtaataatattattaatataattaataataatctgAACGATGTAGAATTATACAAATTGAAAGATTCCGCATATTATGAAGAGTTAGATTACCTATATAAATTGttaattcaaaaaaaaaagaacatcctaggaaataaatacaatgaagaaaaagaaataaacGATGAAAAGGAAGATGTTATATTACAAGAATTAAATgattttcataaaaataataataataataataataattattatgatgcTGAACAAAAGAACAACTTTAATATTCTCGAAatttatgaaatattaaatatgaaaaagcCACAAGTTgaaaatgatttattatatacaagaataaatacaaaaaaggacacaaataatataataacaacacAAAAAGAGAATATACCAAAAGGATTTTttgatgatgaagaaaagGATATACTAATTAGAGAGAATATATCCTTATCACAgttaaatttaaaaataaaagaactcaaaaatgaaatgaaaagaatattatcagaagataaaaatacaGAACAAATGTAtgaagagaaaaaaaacaattttatTGACTATTTATATGATGACAAATTTGATAATAAGGAACATTTCTTAAAGgaaatcaaaaaaaaaaaaataaataaaaatgttaatataaataaatttaaaaataaaattatggAAAGGAAAGAacagaaaataaaaaacaatcCTAAAAAAGTTATGAAAATGGGAAATTCTCAAATGGACTTTGATGAAATGTTATTTGACtggagaaaaaaaaaaattttataa
- a CDS encoding RAP protein, putative: MTIIKNRCCLFLNHLNKKSTCILINNNNKHGILNHPKKFIRTSKLSLNVLKRIKSEKNINIKELNKYLTDDNKMNLDIFKKLIYKAKNNNENEQESVENLLLILVLFNKYYPYFEDNFYSNLCLDINKNLLNSIKFKIHYLYTSKMLIHTMNILTNLNLVDNVLLEGYMNKCFYFIKNDEYNIEDLIHYLSILNKISIIQKNMYCKKLQSFNWSLIKIICDKLTYNFDHLFMLSDKNNHFSFFIKKNINEQIKNLSNDINNKVNRTYHKINYNEKKSSIIQNKTNVHNILDTPLISQKSYNIIQKNQNKINQEYNIICNHNLYINNLNRGQHHMKLNNIQHQQNNNNCNNDMKNYDHNNNSLYSNTLTIVEKKLFILDTLLSISRSLKDLNYVHLKLTNEIVNKLKNEFLNISDEDITLYIDNNLVNKIFYIMQCLLYLKLDYHMFYKSVLNMFMNYLPFSNNLIMLFFLLAKNKLFPSKTIHIFDSVFSKNIKQKVYDTNSLIILLESYSMHKYRQSDLIGDILSYFMYSNIEHNIYDKNIDNETPKISYNNSNILLNKINTFDHNLEMSLYTPDDNIVIKNKNNFYDEKVTKGANKNDPTSFIFSSSHNIIKNNEMDNLNVHDDNQNIKLINNNNNNNNTLYNNLYNNQLCQEKLKNIDNKMNNYFTSINISDKVKIFYSLFKLDIYDEGIIYHINNILNNERIHEINFKLLIKLLLGLCYFSFEKVDIYNLIITNLIKYDIILDNVYLTQLKICELAIRTQHVPNVHNHLNKESIEYLNCIKNKQKTIEYHVKSDLQKNVKNILLTFNITTLEEVTIGPYNVDFVEEDESFFKIPKNYILHQNKHLMNHKHYTNDNNNNSINSQTYVKQNDVNNVTNKFENKHKKLIIEVNGEHHFYKNTKSYISLSKFKHKLLSDLGYVVINIPYFDWAILNTDFDKKAYVKKLISDHCDIQIRNIINLNQKNEHINKKEFDQISKTIQQSKEKTDLLTNIEKLRKKNKIKFLKKKIKHI, translated from the coding sequence atgactatcataaaaaatcgctgttgtttatttttaaatcatttaAACAAAAAGAGTACATGCAttcttataaataataataataaacatgGGATCTTAAATCATccaaaaaaatttattagGACATCTAAATTAAGCttaaatgttttaaaaagaataaaatcagaaaaaaatataaatattaaagaattgaataaatatttaacagatgataataaaatgaacttggacatttttaaaaaattaatatataaagctaaaaataataatgaaaatgaacAAGAGAGTGTtgaaaatttattattaatattagttttatttaataaatattatccatattttGAAGATAATTTCTATTCGAATTTATGCTTGGATATTAATAAGAATCTTTTAAATtctataaaatttaaaatacaTTATCTATATACAAGTAAAATGTTAATTCATAcaatgaatatattaacaaaCTTAAATTTAGTTGATAATGTTTTATTAGAAGgatatatgaataaatgtttttattttataaaaaatgatgaatataACATAGAAGATTTAATTCATTATCTGTCCATtcttaataaaataagtataattcaaaaaaatatgtattgCAAAAAATTACAATCGTTTAATTGGTCGTTgattaaaattatatgtgACAAATTGacatataattttgatcatctatttatgttatctgataaaaataatcatttttctttttttataaaaaaaaatattaatgaacaaattaaaaacctttcaaatgatattaataataaagttAATAGAACATATCATAagataaattataatgaaaagaaaagttctattatacaaaataaaacaaatgtCCATAACATTTTGGATACTCCTTTGATTAGTCaaaaatcatataatataattcaaaaaaatcaaaacaaaataaatcaggaatataatattatatgtaatcataatctatatattaataatcTCAATAGAGGTCAACATCATatgaaattaaataatattcagCACCAAcagaataataataattgtaataatgatatgaaaaattatgaccataataataattccTTGTATTCTAATACACTTACAATtgttgaaaaaaaattgttcATCTTAGATACACTATTAAGTATTTCAAGAAGCTTAAAAGATTTAAATTATGTCCATTTAAAATTAACAAATGAAATTGTAAATAAATTGAAAAATGAATTTCTTAATATATCAGATGAAGATATAACTCtttatatagataataatttagtaaataaaatattttatattatgcaatgcttattatatttaaaactAGATTATcatatgttttataaaagTGTTCTCAATATGTTTATGAACTATTTGCCATTTTCAAACAATTTAATAATGCTTTTTTTCCTGCTAGcgaaaaataaattatttccATCTAAAACGatacatatatttgattcagttttttcaaaaaatataaaacaaaagGTTTATGATACAAATAgtttaattattttattagaATCATATTCTATGCATAAATATAGACAAAGTGATCTCATAGgtgatatattatcatattttatgtattcaaatatagagcataatatttatgataaaaatatagataatgaAACACCAAAgatatcatataataattcgaatattcttttaaataaaataaatacatttgATCATAATTTAGAAATGAGTTTATATACTCCAGATgataatattgttataaaaaataaaaacaatttttATGATGAAAAAGTAACTAAAGGAgcaaataaaaatgatcCAACTTCTTTCATTTTCTCTTCATctcataatataataaagaataatgAAATGGATAATCTTAATGTACATGATgataatcaaaatattaaattaataaataataataataataataataatactttatataacaatttatataataatcaatTATGTCAAGAAaagttaaaaaatattgataataaaatgaataattattttacctctataaatatttctGATAAAGTAAAAATCTTTTATAGTTTATTCAAattagatatatatgatgaaggaataatatatcacataaataatattttaaataatgaaagaatacatgaaataaattttaaattattaataaaattgttATTAGGTTTATGctatttttcttttgaaAAGGTTGATATTTacaatttaataattaccaatttgataaaatatgatataattcTGGATAATGTTTATTTAACTCAACTCAAAATATGTGAACTCGCCATAAGAACACAACATGTGCCTAATGTACACAACCATTTAAACAAAGAATCTattgaatatttaaattgtataaaaaataaacaaaaaacTATTGAATATCATGTTAAATCAgatttacaaaaaaatgttaaaaatattttattaacGTTTAATATAACAACATTAGAAGAAGTAACCATAGGCCCATATAATGTTGATTTTGTAGAAGAGGATgaatcattttttaaaataccAAAGAATTATATACTTCATCAAAATAAACATCTAATGAATCATAAACATTATACAaatgacaataataataattcaatAAATTCTCAAACATATgtaaaacaaaatgatgtaaataatgtaactaataaatttgaaaataaacataaaaaattaataattgAGGTAAATGGAGaacatcatttttataaaaatacaaaatcatatatatccTTATCCAAATTTAAACATAAATTGTTAAGTGATTTAGGATATGTTGTTATTAATATACCTTATTTTGACTGGGCTATTTTAAATACAGATTTTGATAAAAAAGcatatgttaaaaaattaatcTCTGACCATTGTGATATACAAATAAGAAACATCATAAATttaaatcaaaaaaatgaacaCATTAACAAAAAGGAATTCGATCAAATTTCTAAAACTATTCAACAGAGCAAAGAAAAAACAGATTTATTAActaatatagaaaaattacgaaaaaagaataaaattaaatttttaaagaaaaaaattaagcatatataa
- a CDS encoding histone-lysine N-methyltransferase, putative produces MFKIEYKEDRGKCVVAVNQIRAGYCLVESHPEIFIPLCVKYMAPRIIDQNNKKNNFKIINTCFYCLEKFNKCICCPNCKYVVYCSDMCLERAWKSHREECDIFRSNIFDRYCPSITMRLVINCYLNHFNFYDYCGSSTDISKEKYERLKYPAYIVAVALMSKRKKIFHNFDNNESILKNIIEKFIKISKNSLQIIDNELEPAGLAIYKKPVPFFNHSCLSNCVTVFRNQKLYIRTLMDVYPGEELTISYIDIAFDRCTRLSICMDQYFFTCSCKLCKVNIASECHNIFNTEIVCTNSENCKKFLGYMEIVLISELERKQCYINKSSFKTYPVLKKSNIDNVWRCMLCKAEVGDNIIKGLVDKEKETFKETVYLETLFNEKYTYDNKSVLQSLNKIKSKIDYLTNYYHHAKYSLQKMRAKILYISIQLHEFKLAYNIANQYLKSIEVSYGKYSPIYGYYIFLTGKLALFLDLKNEGLGLIHKAKKNIIKTYGPDSLIYKDLEKFLYTNKY; encoded by the coding sequence ATGTTTAAAATAGAATATAAAGAAGATAGAGGAAAATGCGTTGTTGCAGTAAATCAAATACGAGCAGGATATTGCTTGGTAGAATCACATCCCGAGATATTTATTCCCTTATGTGTTAAATATATGGCTCCTAGAATTATTGATCAGAATAATAAGAAGAATAATTTTAAGATAATAAATACGTGTTTTTATTGTTTAGAAAAATTcaataaatgtatatgttGTCCAAATTGTAAATATGTGGTATATTGTAGTGATATGTGTTTAGAACGAGCTTGGAAATCTCATAGAGAAGAATGTGATATATTTCGatctaatatatttgatagATATTGTCCATCTATAACTATGAGATTAGTTATTAATTGTTACTTAAatcattttaatttttatgacTATTGTGGTAGTAGTACAGATATAagtaaagaaaaatatgaacGATTAAAATATCCAGCATATATAGTAGCAGTTGCACTTATGAgtaaaaggaaaaagatatttcacaattttgataataatgaaagtatacttaaaaatattatagaaaaatttattaagaTATCTAAAAATAGTTTACAAATTATCGATAATGAATTAGAACCAGCTGGATTAgcaatatataaaaaaccTGTACCCTTTTTTAATCATTCTTGTTTAAGTAATTGTGTTACAGTTTTTAGAAatcaaaaattatatattagaaCATTAATGGATGTATATCCTGGTGAAGAATTAACTATTAGCTATATAGATATTGCTTTTGATCGATGTACAAGATTATCTATATGTATGgatcaatatttttttacatgTTCATGTAAATTATGTAAAGTTAATATAGCATCAGAATgtcataatatttttaataccGAAATTGTATGTACAAATTCGGAAAATTGTAAAAAGTTTCTAGGATATATGGAAATAGTACTTATATCAGAATTAGAACGTAAAcaatgttatataaataaaagtagTTTTAAAACTTATCctgttttaaaaaaaagtaatattGATAATGTCTGGAGATGTATGTTATGTAAAGCAGAAGTTGgtgataatattataaaaggCTTAGTAGacaaagaaaaagaaaCGTTTAAAGAAACTGTATATCTTGAAACATTATTCAATGAAAAATACacatatgataataaaagtgTCTTACAatcattaaataaaattaaatcaaaaattgattatttaacaaattattatcatcatgCTAAATACTCTCTTCAAAAAATGAGAgcaaaaattttatatatatctatacAATTACATGAATTTAAATTGGCTTATAATATAGCAAATCAATATTTAAAATCTATTGAAGTTTCTTATGGAAAATATTCCCCAATATATggttattatattttcctcACTGGGAAACTAGCTCTTTTCCttgatttaaaaaatgaggGCTTAGGATTAATTCACaaagcaaaaaaaaatattattaaaacgTATGGTCCAGATTCTCTGATATATAAGGATTTGGAAAAGTTTTTATATACTaacaaatattaa